A window of the Corallococcus soli genome harbors these coding sequences:
- the sctU gene encoding type III secretion system export apparatus subunit SctU produces MSEESGDKTEEPSQKKLDDSRKKGQVWKSKDLTAVAVLAAGMGITRAMWGMVEEEISILFRFSFDQIAHSQDLALATTQLLYMGVRTLLLLTIPVVAGAAVFGGLFDFLQVGSLFTIDPLIPKMDKLNPIAGLKNMFTKKTFVELLKNLVKLSVAAYVVYGVVRDSMPLVIETVRQDTQGIMIILGEIIYRVSVRILMLFVIFGIFDVWWQRKSFMKDMMMTKDEVKKEYKQSEGDPHHKAKRKELHQEIMEGAQMEAVKDASVIVTNPDHVAVALIYDQNKDGAPRVLIKGMDAKAERIKALARESDVPLLRNVPLAHALLRVEVGEEVPEELYDAVAEVLNFVYGLKQQTAPAARA; encoded by the coding sequence ATGTCGGAAGAGAGTGGCGACAAAACAGAGGAGCCGTCGCAGAAGAAGCTCGACGACTCCCGCAAGAAGGGCCAGGTCTGGAAGAGCAAGGACCTGACGGCCGTGGCCGTGCTCGCTGCGGGCATGGGCATCACCCGGGCCATGTGGGGCATGGTGGAAGAGGAGATCTCCATCCTCTTCCGGTTCAGCTTCGACCAGATCGCCCACTCGCAGGACCTGGCGCTCGCGACGACCCAGCTGCTCTACATGGGGGTGCGCACGCTGCTGCTGCTGACGATTCCCGTGGTGGCCGGCGCGGCGGTCTTCGGCGGGCTGTTTGACTTCCTGCAGGTGGGGTCCCTCTTCACCATCGACCCGCTGATTCCCAAGATGGACAAGCTCAACCCGATCGCCGGGTTGAAGAACATGTTCACGAAGAAGACCTTCGTGGAGCTGCTCAAGAACCTGGTCAAGCTGTCGGTCGCCGCCTACGTCGTCTACGGCGTGGTGCGCGACTCCATGCCCCTGGTCATCGAAACCGTGCGGCAGGACACGCAGGGCATCATGATCATCCTGGGGGAGATCATCTACCGCGTGAGCGTGCGCATCCTCATGCTCTTCGTCATCTTCGGCATCTTCGACGTGTGGTGGCAGCGCAAGTCGTTCATGAAGGACATGATGATGACGAAGGACGAGGTCAAGAAGGAGTACAAGCAGAGCGAAGGCGACCCGCACCACAAGGCCAAGCGCAAGGAGCTCCACCAGGAGATCATGGAAGGGGCCCAGATGGAGGCGGTGAAGGACGCCAGCGTCATCGTCACCAACCCGGACCACGTCGCGGTGGCGCTCATCTACGACCAGAACAAGGACGGCGCGCCCCGGGTGCTCATCAAGGGCATGGACGCCAAGGCGGAGCGCATCAAGGCGCTGGCGCGCGAGTCGGACGTGCCGCTGCTGCGCAACGTGCCCCTGGCCCACGCGCTGCTGCGCGTGGAGGTGGGCGAGGAAGTCCCGGAGGAGCTCTACGACGCGGTCGCCGAGGTCCTGAACTTCGTCTACGGGCTGAAACAGCAAACGGCGCCAGCAGCGCGCGCGTGA
- the sctV gene encoding type III secretion system export apparatus subunit SctV: MANADPNSFLNKYSDIVLAVVVVAIVAMMIVPLPTFLLDILLTLNISISVILLLISLYVPGALQLSVFPTVLLITTMFRLSLTISTTRLILLTGDPGEVVVAFGNFVVQGNFVVGAILFLILVVVNFIVISKGSERVAEVAARFTLDAMPGKQMSIDADMRAGSIDQDQGKKKRRDLERESQLFGAMDGAMKFVKGDAIASIIITVINIVGGLIIGVTQKGMSAGDAAEKYTLLTIGDGLVGMIPAILISTCAGILVTRVGGEEEGAHLGKDVGTQLTAYPKAIAIAAAMLVGLGLIPGLPKIPFFILGAGAGFGAYTMMKKKDADLAAEEAGPPMESSFGTPVSSEPAPKEQLNPDSELFIPVVTPIVLEVSDALVPFVDSRQDGGKFLFELIPFMRDGLFVELGVRFPGVRARGNGGLPPGAYQIQINEVPVVTGQATLGHILVNDTVDRLKLMNIPGFEAINPATRQPAAWVPEHYRETLESAGLTTWDVPGYIILHTAAILRKNAREFMGVQETQTMLEQLEKAFPAIVKEVVPKIVNVLKLTDILGRLVEEEISIRDLRGILQALSEYGQVEADNVMLTEHVRASMRRYISHKYARGTGTLVVYLLDPNIEEAIRSSIKRTSAGAHLALEPEIAQEIVSAVRSECGHLPPSAQRPVILTAMDIRRYVRKLLEYEFTPSFSILSYQELSPELNIQPVARISSGR; this comes from the coding sequence ATGGCCAACGCCGATCCGAACAGCTTCCTGAACAAGTACTCCGATATCGTCCTGGCGGTGGTCGTCGTGGCCATCGTCGCGATGATGATTGTCCCGCTGCCGACGTTCCTGCTGGACATCCTGCTGACGCTGAACATCAGCATCTCGGTCATCCTTCTTCTCATCTCCCTCTACGTGCCAGGCGCGCTGCAACTGTCGGTGTTCCCGACGGTGCTGCTGATCACGACGATGTTCCGCCTGTCGCTCACCATCTCCACCACCCGACTCATCCTGCTCACCGGTGACCCGGGCGAAGTGGTCGTGGCGTTCGGCAACTTCGTGGTGCAGGGCAACTTCGTCGTCGGCGCCATCCTCTTCCTCATCCTGGTGGTGGTGAACTTCATCGTCATCTCCAAGGGCTCGGAGCGCGTCGCCGAAGTGGCTGCGCGCTTCACCCTGGACGCGATGCCCGGCAAGCAGATGTCCATCGACGCGGACATGCGCGCGGGCTCCATCGATCAGGACCAGGGCAAGAAGAAGCGCCGCGATCTGGAGCGCGAAAGCCAGCTCTTCGGCGCCATGGACGGCGCCATGAAGTTCGTGAAGGGCGACGCCATCGCGTCCATCATCATCACGGTCATCAACATCGTGGGCGGCCTCATCATCGGCGTGACCCAGAAGGGGATGAGCGCGGGCGACGCGGCGGAGAAGTACACGCTGCTCACCATCGGTGACGGTCTGGTCGGCATGATTCCCGCCATCCTCATCTCCACGTGCGCCGGCATCCTGGTGACGCGCGTGGGCGGCGAGGAGGAGGGCGCGCACCTGGGCAAGGACGTGGGCACGCAGCTGACCGCCTACCCGAAGGCCATCGCCATCGCCGCGGCCATGCTCGTGGGCCTGGGCCTCATCCCCGGTCTGCCCAAGATTCCCTTCTTCATCCTCGGCGCGGGCGCGGGCTTCGGCGCGTACACGATGATGAAGAAGAAGGACGCGGACCTGGCGGCCGAGGAAGCGGGTCCCCCCATGGAGTCCAGCTTCGGCACCCCCGTGTCGTCGGAGCCGGCGCCCAAGGAGCAGCTCAACCCGGACTCGGAGCTGTTCATCCCCGTCGTCACCCCCATCGTTCTGGAGGTGTCGGACGCGCTGGTGCCCTTCGTGGACTCGCGTCAGGACGGCGGCAAGTTCCTCTTCGAGCTCATCCCGTTCATGCGCGACGGCCTCTTCGTGGAGCTGGGCGTCCGCTTCCCCGGCGTGCGCGCGCGCGGCAACGGCGGCCTGCCGCCCGGGGCCTACCAGATCCAGATCAACGAAGTCCCCGTCGTCACCGGCCAGGCCACCCTGGGCCACATCCTGGTGAACGACACGGTGGACCGCCTGAAGCTGATGAACATCCCCGGCTTCGAGGCCATCAACCCCGCGACGCGCCAGCCGGCCGCGTGGGTGCCGGAGCACTACCGGGAGACGCTGGAGTCCGCGGGCCTCACCACCTGGGACGTGCCCGGCTACATCATCCTGCACACGGCGGCCATCCTGCGGAAGAACGCCCGCGAGTTCATGGGCGTGCAGGAGACGCAGACGATGCTGGAGCAGTTGGAGAAGGCGTTCCCGGCCATCGTGAAGGAGGTCGTCCCGAAGATCGTCAACGTGCTGAAGCTGACGGACATCCTCGGGCGGCTCGTGGAGGAGGAGATCTCCATCCGCGACCTGCGCGGCATCCTCCAGGCGCTGTCGGAGTACGGGCAGGTGGAGGCCGACAACGTCATGCTCACCGAGCATGTCCGCGCGTCGATGCGCCGCTACATCTCCCACAAGTACGCGCGCGGCACCGGCACGCTGGTGGTCTACCTGCTGGACCCGAACATCGAGGAGGCCATCCGCAGCTCCATCAAGCGCACCTCCGCGGGGGCCCACCTGGCGCTGGAGCCGGAGATTGCCCAGGAGATCGTCAGCGCGGTGCGCTCCGAGTGCGGACACCTGCCTCCCAGCGCCCAGCGCCCCGTCATCCTCACGGCGATGGACATCCGCCGCTACGTGCGCAAGCTGCTGGAGTACGAGTTCACGCCCTCGTTCTCCATCCTCAGCTACCAGGAGCTGTCGCCCGAGCTGAACATCCAGCCGGTGGCGCGCATCTCCTCCGGCCGGTAG
- the sctR gene encoding type III secretion system export apparatus subunit SctR: MNPASPVRPPLFRAPPWLFAALVSLHPFVASAAKKGGADNSMPDSLVKEAVNSDSFTSRPLILILALAAMSLVPFALMMVTSFVKISVVLSIVRSALGTQQIPPTQVITGLAIILTVYIMAPIGQEMYRAGGVDIWSKGTAVFSSETVGTLLGAADKSKEPLREFLKKKVTNKDRTLFYSLAKKMRKEEDRKDIEPNDFMVIVPAFVVSELKEAFQIGFLLFVPFIVIDMVVANILLALGMHMLSPTTISMPFKLLLFVLVDGWYLIAKGLVIGYL; this comes from the coding sequence GTGAACCCTGCGTCTCCCGTCCGCCCGCCCCTGTTCCGCGCTCCGCCCTGGCTCTTCGCGGCGCTCGTGTCGCTGCACCCGTTCGTCGCGTCCGCGGCGAAGAAGGGGGGCGCGGACAACTCCATGCCGGACTCCCTGGTGAAGGAGGCGGTGAACTCCGACTCGTTCACCTCCCGGCCCCTCATCCTCATCCTCGCGCTCGCGGCCATGTCGCTGGTCCCGTTCGCGCTGATGATGGTGACGAGCTTCGTGAAGATCTCCGTGGTGCTCTCCATCGTCCGCTCGGCGCTGGGCACCCAGCAGATTCCCCCCACCCAGGTCATCACCGGCCTGGCCATCATCCTCACCGTCTACATCATGGCCCCCATCGGCCAGGAGATGTACCGGGCGGGCGGGGTGGACATCTGGTCCAAGGGCACGGCGGTGTTCTCCTCGGAGACGGTGGGCACGCTGCTGGGCGCCGCGGACAAGTCCAAGGAGCCCCTGCGCGAGTTCCTGAAGAAGAAGGTCACCAACAAGGACCGCACGCTCTTCTACAGCCTGGCGAAGAAGATGCGGAAGGAGGAGGACCGCAAGGACATCGAGCCGAACGACTTCATGGTCATCGTGCCGGCGTTCGTCGTGTCCGAGCTCAAGGAGGCCTTCCAGATCGGCTTCCTGCTCTTCGTGCCGTTCATCGTCATCGACATGGTGGTGGCCAACATCCTGCTGGCGCTGGGCATGCACATGCTGTCGCCCACGACCATCTCCATGCCCTTCAAGCTGCTGTTGTTCGTGCTCGTGGACGGCTGGTACCTCATCGCCAAGGGCCTGGTCATCGGCTACCTGTAA
- a CDS encoding EscU/YscU/HrcU family type III secretion system export apparatus switch protein yields the protein MASDEEADIAIAIKYDKQADGAPRVVAKGMRLKAEKIKEIAKQYGIPVMRNVSLAHALYRVDVGQEVPEELYDAVAEVLNFIYSLQREQAG from the coding sequence ATGGCCAGCGACGAAGAGGCGGACATCGCCATCGCCATCAAGTACGACAAGCAGGCGGACGGCGCTCCTCGGGTGGTGGCGAAGGGAATGCGCCTCAAGGCGGAGAAGATCAAGGAGATCGCCAAGCAGTACGGCATCCCCGTGATGCGCAACGTGTCCCTGGCGCACGCCCTCTACCGGGTGGACGTGGGGCAGGAGGTTCCGGAGGAGCTCTACGACGCGGTCGCGGAGGTCCTGAACTTCATCTACAGCCTCCAGCGGGAGCAGGCGGGCTGA
- a CDS encoding tetratricopeptide repeat protein: MTTESKATVSNDNEKPLSGPEMLERATEGFNLFQDGHFSASLEVFEKLAAMDASEAYFQTALGACHLALEDLDAAVACFNRAIELDPSDITPFVNRGEAFLRQGKVMEAARDFQHAVSLDPEDKDPLSRRARMLAAAALESADEGAEAEAPEDRS, translated from the coding sequence ATGACGACTGAATCCAAGGCCACGGTGTCGAACGACAACGAGAAGCCCCTTTCTGGCCCGGAGATGCTCGAACGGGCCACCGAGGGCTTCAATCTCTTCCAGGACGGACATTTCAGCGCGTCGCTGGAGGTGTTCGAGAAGCTGGCCGCGATGGACGCCTCGGAGGCGTACTTCCAGACGGCCCTGGGCGCCTGCCACCTGGCCCTGGAGGACCTGGACGCGGCCGTGGCATGCTTCAACCGCGCCATCGAACTGGACCCCTCCGACATCACCCCCTTCGTCAACCGGGGCGAAGCCTTCCTCCGCCAGGGGAAGGTGATGGAGGCGGCTCGCGACTTCCAGCACGCCGTGTCCCTGGACCCGGAGGACAAGGACCCCTTGAGCCGTCGTGCGCGCATGCTCGCCGCCGCGGCCCTGGAGAGCGCCGACGAGGGCGCCGAAGCCGAAGCGCCCGAGGATCGCTCGTAG
- a CDS encoding RDD family protein, with protein sequence MTPAPDTLLDGTHTVLTPEYVEFRFTLAGVYSRFLAWLVDAIIVGLATLVVLLVFQVAMAAFPGFASALGIVVYFLVDWGYAITLETAWAGQTVGKRALSLRVIQESGVRIGFYHAALRNLARVVDRLPLLYLVGGTTALVSRSHQRLGDLLAGTIVVRERRLKVPSALETRGDEGLLADPLFVSRVKRLSTEERELVLSAALRREELRMEARLRLFSALGARLQDSLAMEKPSHLSDEKWTLLVAATLLPAPNTRPGRPGTPRSTPPRPPNRSATSAYPR encoded by the coding sequence GTGACGCCCGCCCCCGACACCCTGCTCGACGGCACCCACACGGTGCTGACCCCGGAGTACGTGGAGTTCCGCTTCACGCTCGCGGGCGTGTACTCGCGCTTCCTCGCGTGGCTGGTGGACGCCATCATCGTCGGGCTGGCCACCCTGGTGGTGCTGCTGGTGTTCCAGGTCGCGATGGCCGCGTTCCCGGGGTTCGCCAGCGCACTGGGCATCGTCGTCTACTTCCTCGTGGACTGGGGGTACGCCATCACGCTGGAGACCGCCTGGGCCGGGCAGACGGTGGGCAAGCGCGCCCTGTCCCTGCGGGTCATCCAGGAGAGCGGCGTGCGCATCGGCTTCTACCACGCGGCGCTGCGCAACCTGGCGCGCGTCGTGGACCGGCTGCCGTTGCTCTACCTGGTGGGCGGCACCACCGCGCTCGTGTCGCGCTCGCACCAGCGGCTGGGGGACCTGCTCGCCGGCACCATCGTCGTGCGCGAGCGCCGCCTGAAGGTGCCCTCCGCCCTGGAGACGCGCGGCGACGAGGGGCTGCTGGCGGATCCGCTGTTCGTCTCCCGCGTGAAGCGGCTGTCCACCGAGGAGCGGGAGCTGGTGCTGTCCGCGGCCCTGCGGCGCGAGGAGCTCCGGATGGAGGCCCGCCTGCGGCTGTTCTCCGCGCTGGGGGCACGGCTCCAGGACTCGCTCGCGATGGAGAAGCCCTCCCACCTCTCCGACGAGAAGTGGACGCTGCTCGTCGCCGCCACGCTGCTGCCCGCCCCGAACACGCGCCCGGGGCGGCCGGGCACGCCTAGAAGTACGCCGCCACGCCCACCGAACCGGTCAGCGACGTCTGCGTATCCTCGTTGA
- a CDS encoding SycD/LcrH family type III secretion system chaperone — MAALDPEDPQDEAKLTALLQRWAEGKATLREVRGYSNDELYAIAKTAYFFFYQGRVAEARTLFQGLYAVNPTDVYFAKALGVVEMAAGNGQGALAAFDVAAKLAPQDASVYVGRAEVKLAMGQKPQALEDLRRAAAMTPVDDPVVRKAGAMLSALNRR, encoded by the coding sequence ATGGCGGCGTTGGACCCCGAAGACCCGCAGGACGAAGCGAAGCTCACCGCGCTGCTGCAGCGCTGGGCGGAGGGCAAGGCCACGCTGCGCGAGGTGCGCGGCTATTCGAACGATGAGCTGTATGCCATCGCCAAGACGGCCTACTTCTTCTTCTACCAGGGCCGGGTGGCCGAGGCGCGCACGCTCTTCCAGGGCCTCTACGCGGTGAACCCCACGGACGTGTACTTCGCCAAGGCGCTCGGCGTGGTGGAGATGGCGGCCGGCAACGGCCAGGGCGCGCTCGCGGCCTTCGACGTGGCGGCGAAGCTGGCGCCGCAGGATGCGTCCGTCTACGTGGGCCGCGCGGAGGTGAAGCTGGCCATGGGGCAGAAGCCGCAGGCGCTCGAAGACCTTCGCCGCGCCGCGGCGATGACCCCCGTGGATGATCCGGTGGTCCGCAAGGCCGGAGCCATGTTGTCCGCCCTCAACCGTCGTTGA
- a CDS encoding flagellar biosynthetic protein FliO, with translation MAVLRLSSSRGLLGATLLLASSAVLAQAPVAPQATPVLQAPPAKADAVSPPEPAAAPIPQAPPAKADAAPPKAAAAPVPQAPPAKAEAATPPSPAAPDTVAPVAVQPASPTPAPDAVNPADRASRHAEELDKELGVAAPEEQESLGWVVVRTVALLGAVIAAIYLTLNVGLRRLMGLQGVPVGKASVVSVMERIPLDQRRTLFVLKAADEYLLVGGGEGGVQLVSKLDRDAVERIRAARPPSSPVSLSPFLQKLLSRRTGGPTPPPGV, from the coding sequence ATGGCAGTCCTTCGTCTCTCCTCCTCGCGCGGGTTGCTCGGCGCCACGCTTCTCCTCGCGTCGTCCGCCGTCCTGGCGCAGGCGCCCGTGGCGCCGCAAGCGACGCCCGTCCTCCAGGCGCCTCCGGCGAAGGCCGACGCGGTCTCCCCACCGGAGCCCGCCGCCGCGCCGATTCCCCAGGCGCCTCCGGCGAAGGCCGACGCGGCCCCACCGAAGGCTGCCGCCGCGCCGGTTCCCCAGGCGCCTCCGGCCAAGGCTGAAGCGGCTACGCCTCCGTCCCCCGCCGCGCCAGACACCGTGGCGCCCGTCGCGGTGCAGCCGGCTTCCCCGACACCGGCCCCCGACGCCGTGAATCCGGCCGACCGTGCCTCCCGGCACGCGGAGGAGCTGGACAAGGAGCTGGGGGTCGCCGCCCCCGAGGAGCAGGAGAGCCTGGGCTGGGTGGTGGTGCGCACGGTGGCGCTCCTGGGCGCGGTCATCGCGGCCATCTACCTGACGCTCAACGTGGGCCTGCGCCGGCTGATGGGGCTGCAGGGCGTGCCGGTGGGCAAGGCATCCGTCGTGTCGGTGATGGAGCGCATCCCGTTGGATCAACGGCGCACGCTCTTCGTCCTGAAGGCCGCGGACGAGTACCTGCTGGTGGGTGGCGGCGAGGGTGGCGTGCAACTTGTGTCGAAGCTGGACCGGGACGCCGTGGAGCGCATCCGCGCCGCGCGGCCTCCGTCGTCCCCGGTGTCCCTGAGTCCTTTCCTCCAGAAGCTCCTCTCCCGCCGGACCGGTGGCCCCACGCCGCCGCCGGGCGTCTGA
- the fliQ gene encoding flagellar biosynthesis protein FliQ, whose product MNQLTFITQEALFLVLVVSAPPVLMSLLVGFLISLFQATTQIQEQTLTFAPKVVLVFGVLAMTGPWIGGQLLRFTFHVFDRFPALIGR is encoded by the coding sequence ATGAATCAGCTCACGTTCATCACCCAGGAGGCGCTGTTCCTGGTGCTCGTGGTCTCCGCGCCGCCGGTGCTCATGAGCCTCCTGGTGGGCTTCCTCATCTCGCTGTTCCAGGCCACCACGCAGATTCAAGAGCAGACGCTCACGTTCGCGCCCAAGGTCGTCCTCGTCTTCGGCGTGCTCGCCATGACGGGCCCGTGGATTGGCGGACAGCTCTTGCGCTTCACCTTCCACGTCTTCGACCGCTTCCCGGCGCTCATCGGCAGATGA
- a CDS encoding tetratricopeptide repeat protein: protein MRLRRLVTLTAAAALSTTACLNTPPPHERALINNELCAQEMANGDLQKAETYCNLGLEFSPQYADLWANKGLIAMYSGNKPKAKDFFIKALRYNQEHLQAYQNLGVLYLEEGAYGKAHDNFKRALQVNPDNLESRYDLGLTFMKMGKKKEARKEFNTLLAVNPNVANAHHNLGIMAYEEKELEPAFEHISQAAQLTPDSAEVWHDLGTVLMEQSRFPEAREAFGNCARLDEKNSSCLNNLALAQRKVALTDSALKELKDTQTAENSAPALYLLARQYREKGLLTEEEGAYRKCVKLDAKFAPCHFGLFQIFSDAHKQTHAEAACKNFMKFGTSEEFPTEYQTCERFLANDSF, encoded by the coding sequence ATGCGTCTTCGCCGCCTTGTCACGCTGACCGCCGCCGCTGCCCTGTCCACCACCGCCTGCCTCAACACGCCGCCGCCGCACGAGCGGGCGCTCATCAACAATGAGCTGTGCGCGCAGGAGATGGCCAACGGGGACCTCCAGAAGGCGGAGACCTACTGCAACCTGGGCCTGGAGTTCTCCCCGCAGTACGCGGACCTCTGGGCCAACAAGGGCCTCATCGCCATGTATTCGGGCAACAAGCCCAAGGCGAAGGACTTCTTCATCAAGGCCCTGCGCTACAACCAGGAGCACCTCCAGGCCTACCAGAACCTGGGCGTCCTCTATCTGGAGGAAGGCGCCTACGGGAAGGCCCACGACAACTTCAAGCGCGCCCTGCAGGTGAACCCGGACAACCTGGAGTCGCGCTACGACCTGGGCCTCACCTTCATGAAGATGGGCAAGAAGAAGGAGGCGCGCAAGGAGTTCAACACCCTGCTCGCCGTCAACCCCAACGTGGCCAACGCCCACCACAACCTGGGCATCATGGCCTACGAGGAGAAGGAGCTGGAGCCGGCCTTCGAGCACATCTCCCAGGCCGCCCAGCTCACCCCGGACTCCGCGGAGGTGTGGCACGACCTGGGCACGGTGCTGATGGAGCAGAGCCGCTTCCCGGAGGCCCGCGAGGCCTTCGGCAACTGCGCCCGCCTGGATGAGAAGAACTCCAGCTGCCTCAACAACCTGGCGCTCGCCCAGCGCAAGGTGGCGCTGACGGACTCCGCCCTCAAGGAGCTGAAGGACACGCAGACGGCGGAGAACAGCGCCCCGGCGCTCTACCTGCTCGCGCGCCAGTACCGCGAGAAGGGCCTGCTCACGGAGGAGGAAGGCGCCTACCGCAAGTGCGTGAAGCTGGACGCCAAGTTCGCGCCCTGCCACTTCGGCCTGTTTCAGATCTTCTCGGACGCGCACAAGCAGACCCACGCCGAGGCCGCCTGCAAGAACTTCATGAAGTTTGGTACCTCCGAGGAATTCCCCACCGAGTACCAGACGTGTGAGAGATTCCTGGCCAACGACTCATTCTAG
- a CDS encoding FHA domain-containing protein, translating to MSVRLTVTQRSEAGGASGKEVVLDDAIITLGRDKTCQVMLPQQAVSRNHARITQEGTLYFVEDLGSAYGTKINGKPLPQGEKELLRNGDIIAIAQYDVRFDRVVEIVQDVSDKTSFIARGMVKDVMRGLAGGEERFLRYMNGPKEGQRIEISDAQEHVFGRDEKEADVILKDDLVSRKHAKVRRDWSGTHVEDLGSRNGIKVNKKRVNRKALKDGDELEIGATRFIYVDPAEPPDEPVSLSSEVSPVSAPAPSPPRPSPPRREEPPPPEPEPEPEPAPAPPDEAAEDPNSGASDEPQPDEPVNDYAPEPQPDGGAMAALADKKKFVPLIVMGVVGLTFLVLMIAVLAGA from the coding sequence ATGAGCGTCCGTCTGACCGTCACGCAGCGCAGTGAAGCCGGAGGCGCCTCGGGCAAGGAGGTCGTCCTCGACGATGCGATCATCACCCTGGGGCGGGACAAGACCTGCCAGGTGATGCTTCCCCAGCAGGCGGTGTCGCGCAACCACGCGCGCATCACGCAGGAGGGGACCCTCTACTTCGTGGAGGACCTGGGCAGCGCCTACGGCACGAAGATCAACGGCAAGCCCCTGCCCCAGGGCGAGAAGGAGCTGCTGCGCAACGGCGACATCATCGCCATCGCGCAGTACGACGTGCGCTTCGACCGGGTGGTCGAAATCGTCCAGGACGTGAGCGACAAGACGTCCTTCATCGCGCGCGGCATGGTGAAGGACGTGATGCGCGGGCTCGCCGGCGGCGAGGAGCGCTTCCTGCGCTACATGAACGGCCCCAAAGAGGGCCAGCGCATCGAAATCTCCGACGCCCAGGAGCACGTCTTCGGCCGCGACGAGAAGGAAGCCGACGTCATCCTCAAGGACGACCTCGTCTCGCGCAAACACGCCAAGGTGCGCCGCGACTGGTCCGGCACACACGTGGAGGACCTGGGCAGCCGCAACGGCATCAAGGTCAACAAGAAGCGCGTCAACCGCAAGGCCCTCAAGGACGGCGACGAGCTGGAGATTGGCGCCACGCGCTTCATCTACGTGGACCCCGCCGAGCCGCCCGACGAGCCGGTGAGCCTCTCCAGCGAGGTGAGCCCCGTCAGCGCCCCGGCGCCCTCCCCGCCGCGCCCCTCTCCGCCCCGCCGCGAGGAGCCGCCCCCGCCCGAACCCGAGCCCGAGCCCGAGCCCGCCCCCGCGCCGCCGGACGAAGCCGCCGAGGACCCGAACTCAGGCGCCTCCGACGAGCCGCAGCCCGACGAGCCCGTGAACGACTATGCCCCGGAGCCCCAGCCCGACGGCGGTGCGATGGCGGCGCTGGCGGACAAGAAGAAGTTCGTCCCGCTCATCGTCATGGGCGTGGTGGGGCTGACCTTCCTGGTACTGATGATCGCCGTGCTCGCGGGCGCCTGA
- a CDS encoding flagellar biosynthetic protein FliR has translation MNIGEAMAELGTRVNLSVTIFTVALIMCRVMPILIFSPFLGGEVVPSEMKLGLGLLISIVLFPSVSDRMDKIPISALPYIALLCKEIFIGLCLSYIVNMVFDAARVAGTLMDTMSGSNNAQLFVPQLGTQVSIFSSLKVQLTVVLFLSLDGHHVIIRALADSLQVVPLEGFPRFSHGVWPFFDLMIRSFADLLAVSLALAGPGMVAAFCTDLALGAINRVAPQVQVFFISMSLKPLVGALIMFLSMHVIVGRMQLELGNMLRMVQRAIQLLA, from the coding sequence ATGAACATCGGCGAAGCCATGGCCGAGCTGGGCACTCGGGTCAACCTGTCCGTCACCATCTTCACGGTGGCGCTCATCATGTGCAGGGTGATGCCCATCCTCATCTTCAGCCCGTTCCTGGGCGGTGAGGTCGTGCCCTCGGAGATGAAGCTGGGCTTGGGCCTGCTCATCTCCATCGTCCTGTTCCCCTCCGTCTCTGATCGGATGGACAAGATCCCCATCAGCGCGCTCCCGTACATCGCGCTGCTGTGCAAGGAGATCTTCATCGGCCTGTGCCTGTCGTACATCGTCAACATGGTGTTCGACGCGGCCCGGGTGGCCGGCACCTTGATGGACACCATGTCGGGCAGCAACAACGCCCAGCTCTTCGTGCCGCAGCTGGGCACCCAGGTGTCCATCTTCTCCAGCCTCAAGGTGCAGCTGACCGTGGTGCTGTTCCTGTCGCTGGACGGGCACCACGTCATCATCCGGGCGCTCGCGGACAGCCTCCAGGTCGTCCCGCTGGAGGGCTTCCCGCGCTTCAGCCACGGCGTGTGGCCCTTCTTCGACCTGATGATCCGCTCCTTCGCGGACCTCCTGGCGGTGAGCCTGGCCCTGGCCGGCCCCGGCATGGTGGCCGCGTTCTGCACCGACCTGGCCCTGGGCGCCATCAACCGCGTCGCGCCGCAGGTCCAGGTGTTCTTCATCTCCATGTCCCTCAAGCCGCTGGTGGGCGCGTTGATCATGTTCCTCTCGATGCATGTGATCGTCGGGCGCATGCAGTTGGAGCTGGGCAACATGCTCCGCATGGTCCAGCGCGCCATCCAACTGCTGGCCTAG